The stretch of DNA TCGTCCCTTCTTATGTCCCCATTCTCAAAACCCGCAGCGTTACGCCGTACACACCACATCAACGTCGCTGGCAGCTTATTAGGCGTGGGCGATATGTTGAATTCAATTTGGTCTACGATAGAGGCACCAAGTTTGGTCTGATGACACCTGGAGCCAGAATAGAGAGTATCCTCATGAGTCTGCCCGAAACAGCGCGATGGGAATACATGTCAGAATTGGGAGAGGAGGGCACAGAGGAGGGGAAACTAATGGCAGTTCTCAAGGAACCGAAATCATGGGTTTAGATAAATAGAGAAAGTAATACAGGTTTTGTACAATATTCAGTTTAAAACGACCAGCTCCTACACTGACAAATACTTACGCTATGGCCCCTGGAACTGCCTGGTTGGTAGGTGGAGGCCGGTTTCTATTGGGATCCATCTCTGGGAATTTATCGCGCCTTCAAATTTGACAGTGAGACTAGGTAGAGGAAAAAAGCTTCGGGGACCTACAAGTGTGTAATAATGCTTTGATCTCCACTGTACAAGAAAACATCGTAAAGCAAAGCACCGAGTTGCGCTCCTGCGAATGACCCGATTATAGGTCCCCATATCCAATATTCACTGTTAGCGGAGAAGAGATTAGACGCATTCAGAGATAGTTGAGACCTCTGGCGGCCAGATTGATACTTACTGTCTTAGCGTGAAGACCTGGCGTCCATACCCAACCATGGCGGTCGCCATTCTTGGCCCGAGATCGCGAGCAGGATTAAGGGCAAAACCTTAGGGAAAATTAAAACGTCAGTAGTGAGCTCATTTCCCAGGGACGGACTTAATCACCTGTCTGCATGCCGAAACATGCTGCAATGCCCACAAAAACAATGAAGATACCTACAGCCACCAATCCTGGCGTAAGAGAATTCCTCGGATCCAACAAGGACAAGACGCCAAATAGCAGCAACGCTGTGCCGATAAACTCGTCAAAGAAACAGCCTATGTTTGTCATATAATCGAGCTATAAAAACTGTTGTCAAAGCCAATgcgaagaggagaaaaatgaAGACTCACTGGGATAGTTCCGAAATACCCTGCTGTTGATAAAGTTCTAATATGGTTCCCTCCCTCTTGGATGCTTATAGCAGTCTTATAATTTCCATAAACGATCAATGCACCACACAAAGCTCCCATTAGCTGGCAGAAAAAGTAACCGGGAACTTTTCGCCATGGAAAACCACGCCATACGGCCATCGCGAGGGTGACCTTGCCCAGGTTCATAGTCAGAGAAAAACCATCAACATCTCAACAACGACTTACTGCAGGATTAATATGTCCCCCAGAAAGCAAGATACCTAAAGCGATGCCTGTTCCCCATCCCAAGCTGACTGATGCCCAAGTCTAACCAAACACGAACGTTAAGCGAATGGACCTCGACGCCTTGACGGAAGAGTGCTCACCCCGGCAGGTGTCGAAGCAATCTCAGACAAATGGCTCAAATTGTACTGGCAGTTAGCACCAGTCCCAAACATAACCAGCATCATCGTCCCAAAGAACTCTCCCGCGTACTCGAAAACGAATGAACTATGTGTTTCATATAAGATAAATACGGTTGAGAACCACCAGAAAGGATTGAAAAGGGCTAACCGAGCACGCCAGAGACGTCCAGTATGGTATGGATGGTCGTCTGTAGGCCCATCGCGTTCGTGTTCTTTTGGTTTCATCAAATGTCTCACCTGAATGAGATGCGTCGACGGCCCTCGCGAaattggaggtgga from Psilocybe cubensis strain MGC-MH-2018 chromosome 7, whole genome shotgun sequence encodes:
- a CDS encoding putative membrane protein (putative membrane protein C977.17) gives rise to the protein MSASTSSSPPKIDSSKLDEIWEYNEHAYNAPPPPPPPISRGPSTHLIQVRHLMKPKEHERDGPTDDHPYHTGRLWRARSFVFEYAGEFFGTMMLVMFGTGANCQYNLSHLSEIASTPAGTWASVSLGWGTGIALGILLSGGHINPAVTLAMAVWRGFPWRKVPGYFFCQLMGALCGALIVYGNYKTAISIQEGGNHIRTLSTAGYFGTIPLDYMTNIGCFFDEFIGTALLLFGVLSLLDPRNSLTPGLVAVGIFIVFVGIAACFGMQTGD